A single region of the Nocardioides aurantiacus genome encodes:
- the groES gene encoding co-chaperone GroES has product MSVNIKPLEDRIVVKALEAEQTTASGLVIPDTAKEKPQEGEVLSIGPGRVDDNGNRVPLDVQVGDKVIYSKYGGTEVKYAGEEYLILSARDVLAVVS; this is encoded by the coding sequence GTGTCGGTCAACATCAAGCCCCTCGAGGACCGGATCGTCGTCAAGGCCCTGGAGGCCGAGCAGACCACGGCGTCCGGCCTGGTCATCCCGGACACCGCCAAGGAGAAGCCCCAGGAGGGCGAGGTCCTGAGCATCGGTCCCGGCCGCGTCGACGACAACGGCAACCGCGTCCCGCTCGACGTGCAGGTCGGCGACAAGGTCATCTACAGCAAGTACGGCGGCACCGAGGTGAAGTACGCCGGCGAGGAGTACCTCATCCTCTCCGCGCGCGACGTCCTCGCCGTCGTCTCCTGA
- the groL gene encoding chaperonin GroEL (60 kDa chaperone family; promotes refolding of misfolded polypeptides especially under stressful conditions; forms two stacked rings of heptamers to form a barrel-shaped 14mer; ends can be capped by GroES; misfolded proteins enter the barrel where they are refolded when GroES binds) produces the protein MPKILEFDEHARRSLERGVDALANAVKVTLGPRGRYVVLDKKWGAPTITNDGVTVAREIELDDPFENLGAQLTKEVATKTNDVAGDGTTTATVLAQAMVHEGIRAVAAGANPLALKRGMDLASAAMCDALSAAARDVDDRSDMAAVATVSSRDAHIGDLLAQAFDKVGKDGVITVEESNTMGTDLEFTEGMQFDKGYLSPYFVTDQESMEAVLDDPYILLHQGKISAISELLPLLEKVIQAGKPLFILSEDVEGEALSTLVVNKIRGTFNAVAVKAPAFGDRRKAMMQDIATLTGGQVVAPEVGLKLDQVGLDVLGTARRIVVTKDNTTIVEGGGKADEVNGRVNQIKAEIDATDSDWDREKLQERLAKLAGGVCVVRVGAATEVELKEKKHRIEDAVSATRAAIEEGIVAGGGSALVHAASALTDLGLTGDEATGVRIVRRSVDEPLRWIAENGGEQGYVVVAKVRELGVGNGYNAATGEYGDLVSQGVLDPVKVTKSALTNATSIAGMLLTTETLVVDKPEEEEPDAGGHGHGHGH, from the coding sequence ATGCCGAAGATCCTGGAGTTCGACGAGCACGCCCGCCGCTCCCTCGAGCGGGGCGTCGACGCCCTCGCCAACGCCGTCAAGGTGACGCTGGGCCCGCGCGGCCGCTACGTCGTCCTGGACAAGAAGTGGGGCGCCCCCACGATCACCAACGACGGCGTGACCGTCGCGCGTGAGATCGAGCTGGACGACCCCTTCGAGAACCTCGGGGCCCAGCTGACCAAGGAGGTGGCCACCAAGACCAACGACGTCGCCGGTGACGGCACCACCACCGCCACCGTGCTGGCCCAGGCCATGGTCCACGAGGGCATCCGCGCCGTTGCCGCCGGCGCCAACCCGCTGGCGCTCAAGCGCGGCATGGACCTCGCGTCCGCCGCCATGTGCGACGCCCTCTCGGCCGCGGCCCGCGACGTCGACGACCGCTCCGACATGGCGGCCGTGGCCACCGTGTCGAGCCGTGACGCCCACATCGGCGACCTGCTCGCGCAGGCCTTCGACAAGGTCGGCAAGGACGGTGTCATCACCGTCGAGGAGTCCAACACCATGGGCACCGACCTCGAGTTCACCGAGGGCATGCAGTTCGACAAGGGCTACCTGTCGCCCTACTTCGTCACCGACCAGGAGTCGATGGAGGCCGTCCTCGACGACCCCTACATCCTGCTGCACCAGGGGAAGATCTCGGCCATCTCCGAGCTGCTGCCCCTGCTGGAGAAGGTCATCCAGGCCGGCAAGCCGCTGTTCATCCTCTCCGAGGACGTCGAGGGCGAGGCCCTCTCGACCCTGGTCGTGAACAAGATCCGCGGCACCTTCAACGCCGTCGCCGTCAAGGCCCCCGCCTTCGGTGACCGCCGCAAGGCGATGATGCAGGACATCGCCACCCTCACCGGTGGCCAGGTCGTCGCCCCCGAGGTCGGCCTCAAGCTCGACCAGGTCGGGCTCGACGTGCTCGGCACCGCCCGTCGCATCGTGGTCACCAAGGACAACACCACGATCGTCGAGGGCGGCGGCAAGGCCGACGAGGTCAACGGCCGCGTCAACCAGATCAAGGCCGAGATCGACGCCACCGACTCCGACTGGGACCGCGAGAAGCTCCAGGAGCGCCTCGCCAAGCTCGCCGGCGGCGTGTGCGTCGTCCGCGTGGGTGCGGCCACCGAGGTCGAGCTCAAGGAGAAGAAGCACCGCATCGAGGACGCCGTCTCCGCGACGCGCGCCGCGATCGAGGAGGGCATCGTCGCCGGTGGCGGCTCCGCCCTCGTCCACGCGGCCTCCGCGCTCACCGACCTCGGCCTGACCGGCGACGAGGCGACCGGCGTGCGCATCGTCCGACGCTCCGTCGACGAGCCGCTGCGCTGGATCGCCGAGAACGGCGGCGAGCAGGGCTACGTCGTGGTCGCCAAGGTCCGCGAGCTCGGTGTCGGCAACGGCTACAACGCCGCGACCGGCGAGTACGGCGACCTGGTCTCCCAGGGCGTCCTCGACCCGGTCAAGGTCACCAAGTCGGCGCTCACCAACGCCACCTCCATCGCGGGCATGCTGCTCACCACCGAGACCCTCGTGGTGGACAAGCCCGAGGAGGAGGAGCCCGACGCCGGTGGCCACGGCCACGGTCACGGCCACTGA
- a CDS encoding GntP family permease → MIPLPLLSVPAADAAPLAEPVASGLQLVVAALAAIALIVVLITWAKVHPFLALILGGLTVGIVAGQNINDVITSFSTGFGTTAAGVGALIALGAMFAKLLADSGGADQIVDTIVSRASARTLPWAMAGVGALIGLPMFFEIGLVLLMPVIYLVARRAQMSVIAIGIPTLAGLSAMHGLVPPHPGPLVAIDSLGADLGTTLLFGVIVAVPTVVVAGPLFGKLAGRWVDVPAPELFESREEKPVASRPGFGVTLFTVLLPVALMMLKALVDIFLTDEENTVRQVFDVIGNPFTALLIAVLVAMFTFGRGSGMDRAGITKSVETSLPAIAGILLIVAAGGGFKQVLVDTGVGTLLADWARDADVSVLLLAWFVAVLIRLATGSATVATITASALMLGLVEGLSQPEVSLVVLAIGAGSVFFSHVNDAGFWLVKEYFGLSVGQTIRSWSLMETVLSVSGLVFVLLLGLVV, encoded by the coding sequence ATGATCCCGTTGCCACTCCTGTCCGTCCCGGCCGCCGACGCCGCGCCCCTGGCCGAGCCCGTCGCCTCCGGCCTGCAGCTCGTCGTCGCGGCCCTGGCCGCGATCGCCCTCATCGTCGTGCTGATCACGTGGGCCAAGGTCCACCCGTTCCTGGCGCTGATCCTCGGCGGGCTGACCGTCGGCATCGTCGCCGGGCAGAACATCAACGACGTCATCACCAGCTTCTCGACCGGCTTCGGCACCACGGCCGCCGGTGTCGGTGCGCTGATCGCCCTGGGTGCGATGTTCGCCAAGCTGCTGGCCGACTCCGGCGGCGCGGACCAGATCGTCGACACGATCGTCTCGCGGGCCTCGGCCCGGACGCTGCCGTGGGCGATGGCCGGCGTCGGTGCGCTGATCGGGCTGCCGATGTTCTTCGAGATCGGCCTCGTGCTGCTGATGCCGGTGATCTACCTCGTCGCCCGTCGGGCCCAGATGTCGGTGATCGCGATCGGCATCCCGACCCTGGCCGGCCTCTCCGCGATGCACGGCCTCGTCCCGCCCCACCCCGGCCCGCTCGTGGCGATCGACTCGCTGGGCGCCGACCTCGGCACCACGCTGCTGTTCGGCGTCATCGTCGCGGTCCCGACGGTCGTGGTCGCCGGCCCGCTGTTCGGCAAGCTGGCGGGCCGCTGGGTCGACGTACCGGCTCCGGAGCTGTTCGAGTCCCGCGAGGAGAAGCCGGTCGCGAGCCGTCCGGGCTTCGGCGTCACCCTGTTCACGGTGCTGCTGCCCGTGGCGCTGATGATGCTCAAGGCGCTGGTCGACATCTTCCTCACCGACGAGGAGAACACCGTCCGCCAGGTCTTCGACGTGATCGGCAACCCCTTCACCGCGCTGCTGATCGCCGTCCTGGTCGCGATGTTCACCTTCGGCCGCGGCTCGGGCATGGACCGTGCCGGCATCACGAAGTCGGTGGAGACCTCGCTGCCGGCGATCGCCGGCATCCTGCTCATCGTCGCCGCCGGCGGTGGCTTCAAGCAGGTCCTCGTCGACACCGGCGTCGGCACGCTGCTCGCCGACTGGGCCCGCGACGCCGACGTCTCGGTGCTGCTCCTCGCCTGGTTCGTGGCCGTGCTGATCCGCCTCGCCACCGGCTCCGCGACGGTGGCCACCATCACCGCCTCGGCGCTGATGCTGGGCCTGGTGGAGGGACTGAGCCAGCCCGAGGTGTCGCTGGTGGTCCTGGCCATCGGCGCGGGCTCGGTGTTCTTCAGCCACGTCAACGACGCCGGGTTCTGGCTGGTCAAGGAGTACTTCGGGCTCTCGGTCGGCCAGACCATCAGGTCCTGGTCGCTGATGGAGACCGTGCTGTCGGTCTCCGGCCTGGTGTTCGTGCTGCTGCTCGGGCTCGTCGTCTGA
- a CDS encoding class I SAM-dependent methyltransferase, with the protein MDLDAFRWLLTDDGRRLLDRATGLDPRSLSDAESLRRTAAPEHVAAALTQVELRRRAVAKLGEDAARMYFTPDGLEQATRAPVAAHRAARLRASGLRTVVDLGCGIGGDLVALARAGLTVAGVDLDPVRVEVARANLAALGLGGAVGVADATEVDTTAFDVAYADPARRSARGRVFDVDGWTPPWPFVLDLLTRDACVKLAPGLPHEVVPDGVEAEWVSDRREVKEAVLWSGRLATTARRATVIGDGGLATLTDEDLPAAGSLREADGLPAYVLEPDGAVIRAGLVQAVAALADGHLLDPHIAYVGAPASVATPFARCYRVVEELPYREKPLRAALRERGVGRLTIKKRGVQVVPEELRRRLALRGTAEATLVMTRVAGKGVALLVEPPA; encoded by the coding sequence GTGGACCTCGACGCCTTCCGCTGGCTGCTCACCGACGACGGCCGGCGGCTGCTCGACCGGGCGACCGGTCTCGACCCGAGGTCGCTCTCGGACGCGGAGTCGCTGCGGCGTACGGCGGCCCCCGAGCACGTCGCCGCGGCGCTGACCCAGGTCGAGCTGCGGCGCCGCGCCGTGGCCAAGCTGGGCGAGGACGCCGCCCGGATGTACTTCACCCCCGACGGCCTCGAGCAGGCCACCCGCGCCCCGGTGGCCGCCCACCGCGCCGCCCGGCTGCGCGCCTCGGGGCTGCGGACCGTGGTCGACCTCGGCTGCGGCATCGGCGGCGACCTGGTCGCGCTGGCCCGGGCGGGGCTCACCGTCGCCGGCGTCGACCTCGACCCCGTGCGGGTCGAGGTCGCCCGCGCCAACCTCGCCGCGCTGGGGCTGGGCGGCGCGGTCGGCGTCGCCGACGCGACCGAGGTGGACACCACCGCCTTCGACGTGGCGTACGCCGACCCGGCCCGCCGCTCCGCCCGCGGCCGCGTCTTCGACGTCGACGGCTGGACACCGCCGTGGCCGTTCGTGCTCGACCTGCTGACCCGCGACGCCTGCGTCAAGCTCGCGCCCGGCCTCCCCCACGAGGTCGTGCCCGACGGCGTCGAGGCGGAGTGGGTCAGCGACCGCCGCGAGGTCAAGGAGGCGGTGCTGTGGTCGGGGCGGCTGGCCACCACCGCCCGGCGGGCGACCGTGATCGGCGACGGCGGCCTGGCCACGCTGACCGACGAGGACCTCCCGGCCGCGGGCTCGCTGCGCGAGGCGGACGGCCTGCCGGCGTACGTCCTGGAGCCGGACGGCGCGGTCATCCGCGCCGGCCTGGTGCAGGCGGTGGCGGCGCTGGCCGACGGGCACCTGCTGGACCCGCACATCGCCTACGTCGGCGCCCCGGCGTCGGTCGCGACGCCGTTCGCGCGCTGCTACCGCGTCGTCGAGGAGCTGCCCTACCGCGAGAAGCCGCTGCGGGCCGCGCTGCGCGAGCGGGGCGTGGGCCGGCTGACGATCAAGAAGCGCGGCGTCCAGGTGGTGCCCGAGGAGCTGCGCAGGCGGCTGGCGCTGCGCGGGACCGCCGAGGCGACCCTGGTGATGACCCGGGTCGCGGGCAAGGGCGTCGCGCTGCTGGTGGAGCCGCCGGCGTGA
- a CDS encoding MFS transporter, whose amino-acid sequence MSEFPHDQHAHQDGAAPAPAAPTNRWLALLVCCSALFMTLLDVSITNVALPSISDATGAGPAELQWIVSGYTLAFGLVPVLAGRLGDDHGRKLMFQVGVVGFALTSAVAGLAPTPELLIAARVLQGVAGGLINPQVSGLIQQMFRGEERGRAFGALGTTVGLGVALGPMVGGLLIAVGGPELGWRLVFFVNVPIAVVVLVLARRLLPETPSTGRHRLDVVGSLLLGAATFCVLFTAVELERVGPVVLVLLAPAAALLLGFYRRERRLTRARLDPLVDLRLFRQPSYTSGVVLALLYFPAQAGIPLVLTLYFQRGLGYSALHTALAVTAFAVGSAVAAQAAGRFVTRVGRPLTVVGTAVFGVGGVSLAVAAHLTPPGAAAYALAVPLFLMGVGNGAVITPNQALTLAEVDPVVGSTAGGVLQTAQRVGLAVGQAVIGAAFFAAVAGPGPTSYAAALAVAVGVSLCFVLAATSVGVLEVVRERRTARAG is encoded by the coding sequence GTGAGCGAGTTCCCCCACGACCAGCACGCCCACCAGGACGGCGCCGCTCCCGCTCCCGCCGCCCCGACCAACCGCTGGCTGGCGCTGCTGGTGTGCTGCAGCGCGCTGTTCATGACGCTGCTCGACGTCTCCATCACCAACGTCGCGCTGCCCTCGATCAGCGACGCCACCGGAGCAGGTCCGGCCGAGCTGCAGTGGATCGTCAGCGGCTACACCCTCGCCTTCGGCCTCGTGCCGGTCCTGGCCGGGCGGCTCGGCGACGACCACGGCCGCAAGCTGATGTTCCAGGTCGGGGTGGTCGGGTTCGCGCTCACCAGCGCCGTCGCCGGGCTCGCCCCCACGCCCGAGCTGCTGATCGCCGCCCGGGTGCTGCAGGGCGTCGCGGGCGGCCTGATCAACCCGCAGGTCTCGGGCCTGATCCAGCAGATGTTCCGCGGCGAGGAGCGCGGCCGCGCGTTCGGGGCGCTGGGCACCACCGTCGGTCTCGGCGTCGCGCTGGGCCCGATGGTCGGCGGGCTGCTGATCGCGGTCGGCGGACCCGAGCTGGGCTGGCGGCTGGTGTTCTTCGTCAACGTGCCGATCGCCGTGGTGGTGCTCGTGCTGGCCCGGCGGCTGCTCCCCGAGACCCCGTCGACCGGACGCCACCGGCTCGACGTGGTCGGGTCGTTGCTGCTGGGCGCTGCCACCTTCTGCGTGCTGTTCACCGCCGTCGAGCTGGAGCGGGTCGGCCCGGTCGTGCTCGTGCTGCTCGCCCCCGCGGCGGCGCTGCTCCTCGGCTTCTACCGCCGCGAGCGGCGGCTCACCCGCGCCCGGCTCGACCCGCTGGTCGACCTGCGGCTGTTCCGGCAGCCGTCGTACACCTCCGGCGTGGTGCTGGCGCTGCTCTACTTCCCGGCGCAGGCGGGCATCCCGCTCGTGCTCACCCTCTACTTCCAGCGCGGCCTGGGCTACAGCGCGCTGCACACGGCGCTGGCGGTCACCGCGTTCGCCGTCGGCAGCGCGGTGGCCGCGCAGGCCGCCGGCCGCTTCGTCACCCGGGTCGGGCGCCCGCTCACCGTCGTGGGCACCGCGGTCTTCGGGGTCGGCGGCGTCTCGCTGGCGGTCGCGGCCCACCTCACCCCGCCCGGGGCCGCGGCGTACGCCCTGGCGGTGCCGCTGTTCCTGATGGGCGTCGGCAACGGCGCGGTGATCACGCCCAACCAGGCGCTCACCCTCGCCGAGGTCGACCCCGTCGTCGGCAGCACCGCCGGCGGCGTGCTGCAGACCGCGCAGCGGGTGGGCCTCGCCGTCGGCCAGGCGGTCATCGGCGCGGCGTTCTTCGCCGCGGTCGCGGGCCCCGGCCCCACGTCGTACGCCGCGGCGCTGGCCGTCGCGGTCGGGGTCTCGCTGTGCTTCGTGCTGGCGGCTACCTCGGTCGGCGTGCTCGAGGTGGTGCGGGAGCGGCGGACGGCGCGCGCCGGCTGA
- a CDS encoding MBL fold metallo-hydrolase, whose amino-acid sequence MSTLRIDHAVSSGTFSLDGETHEVDNNLWVVGNDDECVVIDAPHSVEDILALVGGRQVKAIIATHAHDDHVRVAPELRERVTAPILMHPADREVWELTHTDHLWDVDLEDGQTVKVAGASIKVLHTPGHAPGAVSLYVHDLGCVFTGDTLFEGGPGATGRSFSDAGLIEHSIRTKLFDLPDETVVHTGHGPDTTIGAERANLG is encoded by the coding sequence ATGAGCACCCTGCGCATCGACCACGCCGTCTCCAGCGGCACCTTCAGCCTCGACGGCGAGACCCACGAGGTCGACAACAACCTGTGGGTGGTCGGCAACGACGACGAGTGCGTCGTCATCGACGCCCCGCACAGCGTCGAGGACATCCTGGCGCTGGTCGGCGGCCGGCAGGTCAAGGCCATCATCGCCACCCACGCCCACGACGACCACGTCCGCGTGGCGCCCGAGCTGCGCGAGCGCGTCACCGCGCCGATCCTGATGCACCCGGCCGACCGCGAGGTCTGGGAGCTCACCCACACCGACCACCTGTGGGACGTCGACCTCGAGGACGGCCAGACCGTCAAGGTCGCCGGCGCCTCCATCAAGGTCCTCCACACGCCGGGCCACGCGCCGGGCGCGGTGAGCCTCTACGTCCACGACCTCGGCTGCGTGTTCACCGGCGACACCCTCTTCGAGGGCGGGCCCGGCGCGACCGGGCGGTCGTTCAGCGACGCCGGCCTGATCGAGCACTCGATCCGCACCAAGCTCTTCGACCTGCCCGACGAGACCGTCGTGCACACCGGCCACGGGCCCGACACCACGATCGGTGCCGAGCGCGCCAACCTCGGGTGA
- a CDS encoding gluconokinase — MSAPPSPAAPGAPLVVVMGVSGSGKSTVGAALAQRLGVPYADADDFHPDANIAKMSAGHALDDTDRGPWLDAVGAWLADHDASGGVMSCSALKVAYRDQLRHHAPRAELVHLEGTREVIARRQASRPGHFMPASLLDSQFATLEPLGPHEPGQVISVDQSVDAIVQAYVDQHTTTESRTR, encoded by the coding sequence ATGTCAGCACCTCCGTCGCCGGCCGCCCCCGGCGCTCCGCTCGTCGTCGTCATGGGCGTCTCCGGATCGGGCAAGTCGACCGTCGGGGCCGCGCTCGCGCAGCGCCTCGGGGTGCCGTACGCCGACGCCGACGACTTCCACCCCGACGCCAACATCGCCAAGATGAGCGCCGGCCACGCGCTCGACGACACCGACCGCGGGCCCTGGCTCGACGCGGTGGGCGCCTGGCTGGCCGACCACGACGCCTCGGGCGGCGTGATGAGCTGCTCGGCGCTCAAGGTGGCCTACCGCGACCAGCTCCGCCACCACGCGCCGCGGGCCGAGCTGGTCCACCTCGAGGGCACCCGTGAGGTCATCGCGAGGCGCCAGGCCAGCCGGCCGGGTCACTTCATGCCGGCCTCGCTCCTGGACTCCCAGTTCGCCACGCTCGAGCCGCTCGGTCCGCACGAGCCCGGCCAGGTGATCAGCGTCGACCAGTCCGTCGACGCGATCGTCCAGGCGTACGTCGACCAGCACACCACCACCGAGAGCAGGACCCGATGA
- the guaB gene encoding IMP dehydrogenase, whose amino-acid sequence MTSDDVPAKFATLGLTYDDVLLLPGETDVIPSEVDTATRLTRGITLRTPLISSAMDTVTESRMAIAMARQGGIGILHRNLSIEDQAYQVDLVKRTQTGMISNPVVIGPDATLEELDAICGEYRVSGLPVVDLDNRLLGIITNRDLRFTPVAEWATTKVDEVMTPMPLVTAPVGISREDATALLRQHKRERLPILDTEGRLAGLITVKDFVKSEQFPDASNDADGRLLVGAAVGYFGESWERATTLVEAGVDVLVVDTAHGHARLLLDMIRRLKADPATQHVQVIGGNVATRAGAQALIDAGVDAVKVGVGPGSICTTRVVAGVGVPQVTAVHEASLACGPADVPLIADGGLQYSGDIAKALVAGAESVMFGSLLAGCEESPGELVFVNGKQYKSYRGMGSLAAMSSRGKKSYSKDRYFQADVESDDKIVPEGIEGQVAYRGPLAAVAHQLLGGLHQSMFYVGARTVPELRERGRFVRITSAGLKESHPHDVQITAEAPNYSWR is encoded by the coding sequence ATGACCTCCGACGACGTCCCCGCCAAGTTCGCGACCCTGGGGCTGACCTACGACGACGTCCTGCTGCTGCCCGGCGAGACCGACGTGATCCCCAGCGAGGTGGACACCGCCACCCGACTGACCCGCGGCATCACGTTGCGCACCCCGCTGATCTCCAGCGCCATGGACACCGTCACCGAGTCGCGGATGGCGATCGCGATGGCCCGCCAGGGCGGCATCGGCATCCTGCACCGCAACCTCTCCATCGAGGACCAGGCCTACCAGGTCGACCTGGTGAAGCGGACCCAGACCGGCATGATCTCCAACCCGGTGGTGATCGGCCCCGACGCGACGCTGGAGGAGCTCGACGCCATCTGCGGCGAGTACCGCGTCTCCGGCCTGCCCGTCGTCGACCTCGACAACCGGCTGCTCGGCATCATCACCAACCGCGACCTGCGCTTCACCCCGGTCGCGGAGTGGGCCACCACCAAGGTCGACGAGGTGATGACCCCGATGCCGCTGGTCACCGCACCGGTCGGCATCTCGCGCGAGGACGCCACCGCGCTGCTGCGCCAGCATAAGCGCGAGCGGCTGCCGATCCTGGACACCGAGGGTCGCCTCGCCGGGCTGATCACGGTCAAGGACTTCGTGAAGTCCGAGCAGTTCCCCGACGCCTCCAACGACGCCGACGGCCGGCTGCTGGTCGGCGCGGCGGTCGGCTACTTCGGGGAGTCCTGGGAGCGGGCCACCACGCTGGTCGAGGCGGGCGTCGACGTGCTCGTCGTCGACACCGCCCACGGCCACGCCCGGCTGCTGCTCGACATGATCCGCCGCCTCAAGGCCGACCCGGCCACGCAGCACGTGCAGGTGATCGGCGGCAACGTCGCCACCCGTGCGGGCGCCCAGGCGCTGATCGACGCGGGCGTCGACGCCGTCAAGGTGGGCGTCGGTCCGGGCTCGATCTGCACCACCCGCGTGGTCGCCGGCGTCGGCGTGCCCCAGGTCACCGCGGTCCACGAGGCCTCGCTCGCCTGCGGCCCGGCCGACGTGCCGCTCATCGCCGACGGCGGCCTGCAGTACTCCGGCGACATCGCCAAGGCCCTGGTCGCCGGGGCCGAGTCGGTGATGTTCGGCTCGCTCCTCGCCGGCTGCGAGGAGAGCCCCGGCGAGCTGGTCTTCGTCAACGGCAAGCAGTACAAGTCCTACCGCGGCATGGGCTCGCTGGCCGCCATGAGCAGCCGCGGCAAGAAGTCCTACTCCAAGGACCGCTACTTCCAGGCCGACGTGGAGAGCGACGACAAGATCGTCCCCGAGGGCATCGAGGGTCAGGTGGCCTACCGCGGCCCCCTCGCCGCCGTCGCCCACCAGCTGTTGGGCGGCCTGCACCAGTCGATGTTCTACGTCGGCGCGCGCACCGTCCCCGAGCTGCGCGAGCGCGGCCGGTTCGTCCGGATCACCTCGGCCGGGCTCAAGGAGAGCCACCCGCACGACGTGCAGATCACGGCCGAGGCGCCCAACTACTCCTGGCGCTGA
- a CDS encoding FadR/GntR family transcriptional regulator: MTVPRVHGALHAELLDALGERLVAGGLPAGTVLTLEGIAREHGVSVPVAREAVRVLDSMGMLTSRRRVGVTVQPRERWHVFDPRLIRWRLAGDDRAAQLLSLAELRRGFEPVAASLAATRATPEQCASLAAAVSDMAVHGRAGDLESYLVADVRFHATLLAASGNEMIRALADVVAEVLAGRTHHDLMPARPNPAAIALHDAVARAVREGDAPAAEAAMRGIIDEAAEALGEQAGG, translated from the coding sequence ATGACCGTCCCCCGCGTGCACGGCGCGCTCCACGCCGAGCTGCTCGACGCCCTGGGCGAGCGCCTCGTCGCGGGCGGCCTCCCCGCGGGCACGGTGCTGACCCTGGAGGGCATCGCCCGCGAGCACGGCGTCTCCGTCCCCGTCGCCCGCGAGGCGGTGCGCGTCCTGGACTCGATGGGGATGCTCACCTCGCGCCGTCGGGTCGGCGTCACCGTGCAGCCGCGCGAGCGGTGGCACGTCTTCGACCCCCGGCTGATCCGCTGGCGCCTGGCCGGCGACGACCGGGCGGCTCAGCTGCTCTCCCTCGCCGAGCTGCGCCGCGGGTTCGAGCCGGTCGCCGCCTCCCTGGCCGCGACCCGGGCGACCCCCGAGCAGTGCGCCTCCCTGGCCGCGGCCGTCAGCGACATGGCCGTCCACGGCCGCGCCGGCGACCTGGAGTCCTACCTCGTCGCGGACGTCCGCTTCCACGCCACCCTGCTCGCCGCCAGCGGCAACGAGATGATCCGGGCGCTGGCCGACGTCGTCGCCGAGGTGCTCGCCGGACGCACCCACCACGACCTGATGCCCGCCCGGCCCAACCCCGCCGCCATCGCCCTCCACGACGCCGTCGCCCGGGCGGTCCGCGAGGGCGACGCCCCCGCCGCCGAGGCTGCCATGCGCGGCATCATCGACGAGGCCGCCGAGGCGTTGGGCGAGCAGGCGGGCGGGTAG
- a CDS encoding VanZ family protein, with translation MTRLRLPARAVFVALLVATLVSFLTPADDLADPGVDDKVMHALTFCVLTLSGALAGVGWRPLLAGLAAYAVGTEVLQHLLPIGRHGDPLDALADLVGVGVGLLVVAGVGALSRRAPSAAPAPPRARRPR, from the coding sequence GTGACCCGGCTGCGGCTGCCCGCCCGCGCGGTCTTCGTCGCCCTGCTGGTGGCCACGCTGGTCTCGTTCCTCACCCCGGCCGACGACCTCGCCGACCCCGGCGTCGACGACAAGGTGATGCACGCGCTGACCTTCTGCGTGCTCACCCTCTCCGGTGCGCTGGCCGGGGTCGGGTGGCGGCCGCTGCTCGCCGGGCTGGCGGCGTACGCCGTGGGCACCGAGGTGCTCCAGCACCTGCTCCCGATCGGGCGCCACGGCGACCCGCTCGACGCCCTGGCGGACCTCGTCGGGGTCGGCGTGGGGCTGCTGGTCGTGGCCGGCGTCGGTGCCCTCAGCCGGCGCGCGCCGTCCGCCGCTCCCGCACCACCTCGAGCACGCCGACCGAGGTAG
- a CDS encoding GNAT family N-acetyltransferase, protein MFFRVRASLTDRPGALASLASTCGDAGLNILGLQLFPDLGKVTDELVISTPEGWTARAVAELVGGAGGDEVSVEPCTTHDLIDQPTRWLAAAQDVVGDPTRLPELLDKLLGPHPERWTATEHSRAGALTALAEAGGPDEAASAGGRPRSAGVSYAVSPTGLVARIGGHTVGVATVAPTEAQEVTIEVAPAWRRLGIGSALLQRACDLVAERGLAEMVLLAPAEDEGFVSMVCSTGMRARIRVTQGVLQARIPLAGHGARGSTTPVG, encoded by the coding sequence ATGTTCTTCCGAGTGCGAGCCTCGCTGACGGACCGTCCCGGTGCGCTCGCGAGCCTGGCCTCGACCTGCGGGGACGCGGGCCTCAACATCCTGGGCCTGCAGCTGTTCCCCGATCTCGGGAAGGTCACCGACGAGCTGGTGATCAGCACGCCCGAGGGCTGGACCGCGCGGGCGGTCGCTGAGCTCGTGGGTGGTGCAGGCGGGGACGAGGTGAGCGTCGAACCCTGCACCACCCACGACCTGATCGACCAGCCCACGCGGTGGCTCGCCGCCGCCCAGGACGTGGTGGGCGACCCCACCCGGCTGCCGGAGCTGCTGGACAAGCTGCTCGGGCCGCACCCGGAGCGGTGGACCGCCACGGAGCACTCCCGGGCCGGTGCGCTGACCGCGCTCGCCGAGGCGGGCGGTCCTGACGAGGCCGCCTCGGCCGGGGGCCGGCCCCGCTCCGCCGGGGTGTCGTACGCCGTGTCCCCGACCGGCCTCGTGGCCCGGATCGGTGGCCACACGGTCGGTGTGGCCACGGTGGCGCCGACCGAGGCCCAGGAGGTCACCATCGAGGTCGCCCCGGCGTGGCGTCGGCTGGGCATCGGGAGCGCGCTGCTGCAGCGCGCCTGCGACCTCGTGGCCGAGCGCGGCCTGGCCGAGATGGTGCTGCTGGCGCCGGCCGAGGACGAGGGCTTCGTCTCGATGGTGTGCAGCACCGGGATGCGTGCCCGGATCCGGGTCACGCAGGGCGTGCTCCAGGCCCGGATCCCGCTGGCGGGCCACGGCGCCCGGGGCAGCACCACCCCCGTCGGCTGA